A stretch of the Desulfovibrio sp. X2 genome encodes the following:
- a CDS encoding PLP-dependent aminotransferase family protein, with the protein MRLSRRMANVHRSYIREILKVTQRPEIISFAGGLPSPDHFPVAGFSDAAAAVLAEEGPQALQYSTTEGFLPLRQFISDRYKTKWGLDIPADEILVTTGSQQGLDLVAKVLLDEGDTVLIERPGYLGAIQCFSLFGVNFSTVDLTPSGPDLEQLALRLEEGARLFYAVPTFQNPASTAWDLTTRQETARLLAANHAVFLEDNPYGELRFMGQDMPPVRAYLDDERAVLMGSFSKIASPGLRLGWVAAKPGLMHHLVTAKQASDLHTSTLTQRILARFLADNDLDAHIEVIRREYKARRDCMVDAIREHFPAEVQASSPEGGMFLWCELPADVSSVAVFDKAIACNVAFVPGKPFYVDGTDNGFRLNFSNSTPERIAEGIKRLGRCLKEALVPGR; encoded by the coding sequence ATGCGTCTTTCCCGCCGCATGGCCAACGTTCATCGGTCCTACATCCGCGAGATCCTGAAGGTCACCCAGCGTCCGGAGATCATCTCCTTCGCCGGCGGTCTGCCGAGCCCGGACCACTTCCCGGTCGCGGGCTTCTCCGACGCGGCCGCGGCCGTTCTCGCCGAGGAGGGGCCGCAGGCCCTGCAGTACTCCACCACCGAAGGCTTCCTGCCGCTGCGGCAGTTCATCTCGGACCGCTACAAAACCAAGTGGGGCCTGGACATCCCGGCCGACGAGATCCTCGTCACCACCGGCTCGCAGCAGGGGCTCGACCTCGTGGCCAAGGTCCTGCTCGACGAGGGCGACACCGTGCTCATCGAGCGGCCCGGCTATCTCGGGGCCATCCAGTGCTTCTCGCTCTTCGGCGTCAACTTCAGCACCGTGGACCTGACCCCCTCGGGCCCGGACCTGGAGCAGCTCGCCCTGCGCCTGGAGGAGGGCGCGCGGCTCTTCTACGCCGTGCCCACCTTCCAGAACCCGGCCAGCACCGCCTGGGACCTGACCACGCGCCAGGAGACGGCGCGCCTCCTGGCCGCCAACCACGCCGTGTTCCTCGAGGACAACCCCTACGGCGAGCTGCGCTTCATGGGCCAGGACATGCCGCCCGTGCGCGCCTACCTGGACGACGAGCGCGCCGTGCTCATGGGCTCCTTCTCCAAGATCGCCTCGCCCGGCCTGCGCCTGGGCTGGGTCGCGGCCAAGCCCGGGCTCATGCACCATCTGGTCACGGCCAAGCAGGCCTCGGACCTGCACACCTCCACCCTGACCCAGCGCATCCTGGCCCGCTTCCTCGCGGACAACGACCTGGACGCGCACATCGAGGTCATCCGCCGCGAGTACAAGGCGCGGCGCGACTGCATGGTGGACGCCATCCGCGAGCACTTCCCGGCGGAGGTGCAGGCCAGCTCGCCCGAAGGCGGCATGTTCCTGTGGTGCGAGCTGCCCGCTGACGTCTCCTCGGTGGCTGTCTTCGACAAGGCCATCGCCTGCAACGTGGCCTTCGTGCCGGGCAAGCCCTTCTACGTGGACGGCACGGACAACGGCTTCCGCCTGAACTTCTCCAACTCCACGCCCGAGCGCATCGCCGAGGGCATCAAGCGGCTGGGCCGCTGCCTCAAGGAAGCCCTGGTCCCAGGGCGCTGA
- the metW gene encoding methionine biosynthesis protein MetW encodes MRFDLSVIASWVEPGARVLDLGCGTGTLLEHLVRERGVRGTGVERDEEKASAAIAKGLSVIHGDIFEEIEDYPDRSFDYVILSQTLQQVYEPARLIGEMLRVGRRGIVSFPNFAVWYNRLMFLLLGRAPVSRELPFEWYDTPNIRVIPIKDFRRFCRKKGFFVDRELTITTHHHEETGRVVTFLPNLRASYGVYMLARA; translated from the coding sequence GTGCGCTTTGACCTTAGCGTCATCGCGAGCTGGGTCGAGCCCGGCGCGCGGGTGCTGGACCTGGGCTGCGGCACGGGCACGCTGCTCGAGCACCTGGTGCGCGAGCGCGGCGTGCGCGGCACGGGCGTGGAGCGCGACGAGGAGAAGGCCTCGGCGGCCATCGCCAAGGGGCTCTCCGTGATCCACGGCGACATCTTCGAGGAGATCGAGGACTACCCGGACAGGAGCTTCGACTACGTCATCCTCTCCCAGACCCTGCAGCAGGTCTACGAGCCCGCCCGGCTCATCGGCGAGATGCTGCGCGTGGGGCGGCGGGGCATCGTCAGCTTCCCCAACTTCGCGGTCTGGTACAACCGGCTCATGTTCCTCCTGCTCGGCCGCGCCCCGGTCTCGCGCGAGCTGCCCTTCGAGTGGTACGACACGCCCAACATCCGGGTCATCCCCATCAAGGATTTTCGCCGCTTCTGCCGCAAGAAGGGCTTCTTCGTGGACCGGGAGCTGACCATCACCACCCACCACCACGAGGAGACCGGCCGCGTGGTCACCTTCCTGCCCAACCTGCGCGCCTCCTACGGCGTGTACATGCTGGCCCGGGCCTGA
- a CDS encoding homoserine O-acetyltransferase, whose product MSEYDATSTTGASVGVVTKRFVTLGEPPHALRLQCGREFGPFTLAYETYGELAPGGDNAVLVCHALTGDSHAAGLYAADDAKPGWWDIMIGPGKPIDTTKYFVICSNVIGGCMGSSGPASPRPGSDEFWGMDFPVVTIGDMVCAQKLLLDHLGVTRLLSVVGGSVGGMQVLEWSVRFPEMVASAVPLATTTEHSALAIAFNEVARQAIMADPDWQNGAYYGGAFPDYGLAVARMIGHVTYLSDAAMRRKFGRNLQDRCELSYSFAPEVPEFQVESYLRHQGKKFVERFDANSFLYLTKAADYFSLGRGWGEGSLVTAFSRAKCRYLVASFTSDWLYPTYQSKAMVQAMKKNGLEVSFCEVAADLGHDAFLLPSPRLNEFLTGFLASTLARVRGGTGAL is encoded by the coding sequence ATGAGCGAATACGACGCCACATCCACCACGGGCGCTTCCGTGGGCGTGGTCACGAAGCGTTTCGTGACCCTGGGCGAGCCGCCCCACGCCCTGCGCCTGCAGTGCGGCCGCGAGTTCGGCCCCTTCACCCTGGCCTACGAGACCTACGGCGAGCTCGCCCCCGGGGGCGACAACGCCGTGCTCGTCTGCCACGCCCTGACCGGCGACTCCCACGCGGCGGGCCTGTATGCCGCGGACGACGCCAAGCCCGGCTGGTGGGACATCATGATCGGGCCGGGCAAGCCCATCGACACCACCAAGTATTTCGTCATCTGCTCCAACGTCATCGGCGGCTGCATGGGCTCCTCGGGCCCGGCCTCGCCGCGCCCCGGCTCGGACGAGTTCTGGGGCATGGACTTCCCGGTGGTGACCATCGGCGACATGGTCTGCGCCCAGAAGCTTTTGCTCGACCACCTCGGCGTCACGCGGCTGCTCTCCGTGGTCGGCGGCTCGGTGGGCGGCATGCAGGTCCTCGAATGGTCCGTGCGCTTCCCGGAGATGGTGGCCTCGGCCGTGCCCCTGGCCACGACCACGGAGCACTCGGCCCTGGCCATCGCCTTCAACGAGGTGGCCCGCCAGGCCATCATGGCCGATCCCGACTGGCAGAACGGCGCCTACTACGGCGGCGCCTTCCCGGACTACGGCCTGGCCGTGGCGCGCATGATCGGCCACGTGACCTATCTTTCGGACGCGGCCATGCGCCGCAAGTTCGGCCGCAACCTCCAGGACCGCTGCGAGCTGAGCTACTCCTTCGCGCCCGAGGTCCCCGAGTTCCAGGTCGAGAGCTACCTGCGCCACCAGGGGAAGAAGTTCGTGGAGCGCTTCGACGCCAACTCCTTCCTCTACCTGACCAAGGCGGCGGACTACTTCAGCCTGGGCCGCGGCTGGGGCGAGGGCTCGCTGGTCACGGCCTTCTCGCGCGCCAAATGCCGCTATCTCGTGGCCTCCTTCACCTCGGACTGGCTCTATCCGACCTACCAGTCCAAGGCCATGGTCCAGGCCATGAAGAAGAACGGGCTCGAGGTCAGCTTCTGCGAGGTGGCCGCGGACCTGGGCCACGACGCCTTCCTGCTGCCGAGCCCGAGGCTCAACGAGTTCCTGACGGGCTTTCTTGCGAGCACGCTGGCCCGCGTGCGGGGAGGGACCGGTGCGCTTTGA
- a CDS encoding amino acid ABC transporter permease has product MAPPASSVRPARLDAVLLPALAALAGLGLWQLGRGLDYQWHWGVVWHSFLRYDPHKGWVVNLLTQGLLATLRLSAWSMVLALAAGTAAGIASATGRLFWRMWARSYVELVRNLPPLVLVFLFYFFIGDQIMTWLGVDELMRSLPRGAAGVLSVVAAPPDRFASFLSAVLTLALYEGAYIAEIVRAGIESVPRGQWEAAYALGLSPWQRLRRVVLPQALRSVVPALAGQFISTVKDSAIVSVISVPELTFEAMEIMATTYRTYEIWLTVLGVYLVLCLGLSWASRRVETALARRGAAAA; this is encoded by the coding sequence ATGGCCCCTCCCGCATCCTCGGTCCGCCCCGCACGGCTCGACGCCGTGCTCCTGCCCGCGCTCGCGGCCCTCGCCGGGCTCGGCCTGTGGCAGCTCGGGCGCGGGCTCGACTACCAGTGGCACTGGGGCGTGGTCTGGCACTCCTTCCTGCGCTACGACCCGCACAAGGGCTGGGTCGTGAACCTGCTCACGCAGGGTCTTCTGGCCACGCTCAGGCTCTCGGCCTGGAGCATGGTCCTGGCCCTTGCCGCGGGCACGGCCGCGGGCATCGCCTCGGCCACGGGCAGGCTCTTCTGGCGCATGTGGGCCAGGAGCTACGTGGAGCTCGTGCGCAACCTGCCGCCCCTGGTCCTGGTCTTCCTCTTCTACTTCTTCATCGGCGACCAGATCATGACCTGGCTCGGCGTGGACGAGCTGATGCGCTCCCTGCCGCGGGGCGCGGCAGGGGTGCTCTCCGTGGTCGCCGCGCCGCCGGACCGCTTCGCCTCGTTCCTCTCGGCCGTGCTCACCCTGGCGCTCTACGAGGGCGCCTACATCGCGGAGATCGTGCGCGCGGGCATCGAGTCCGTGCCCCGGGGGCAATGGGAGGCGGCCTACGCGCTCGGCCTCTCGCCCTGGCAGCGCCTGCGCCGGGTCGTCCTGCCCCAGGCCCTGCGCAGCGTGGTCCCGGCCCTGGCGGGGCAGTTCATCTCCACGGTCAAGGACTCGGCCATCGTCTCGGTCATCTCCGTGCCCGAGCTGACCTTCGAGGCCATGGAGATCATGGCCACCACCTATCGCACCTACGAGATCTGGCTCACGGTGCTCGGCGTCTACCTCGTGCTCTGCCTGGGGCTTTCGTGGGCCTCGCGCCGCGTGGAGACGGCCCTTGCGCGCCGCGGGGCCGCCGCGGCCTGA
- a CDS encoding sigma-54 dependent transcriptional regulator has protein sequence MSETRSVLVIDDEPSHRMMLRAVLEDRGWQVDEASGGREGLARLAESEPDVVLLDMRMPDMDGSTVLHEITVEWPGLPVIMLTAFGSVGAAVEAMKHGAYDYLTKPADNEELAAVLDKAFEYARLLRENAALRAGLARGPELIGQAPGMERLRQVIAQVGPSEATVLILGESGTGKELVAELLHAASHRAKGPLVKVNCAALPGDLLESELFGYVRGAFTGAVRDKPGRFQLAEGGTLFLDEVGELPLPLQAKLLRALQERVVEPLGGVRGVAVDVRILAATNRDLKAEAEAGRFREDLYYRLAVLEITIPPLRERAEDIPLLAAHLLRKLGEKNRKQVRDPSPSFLDALRAWSWPGNVRELENVLERALILARSDTLTPDLLPPQLVRAWGGSAPEGAFPGGASPLGAAPGAVPGPTAGSMAGTAAGEVDDVSAPAAHPSLDDAEREAIARALAAHGGHREKTAEALGISRRTLQYKLKKYGLTRR, from the coding sequence AGCCGGACGTGGTGCTCCTGGACATGCGCATGCCGGACATGGACGGCTCGACCGTGCTGCACGAGATCACGGTCGAATGGCCCGGGCTGCCGGTGATCATGCTGACCGCCTTCGGCTCCGTGGGCGCGGCCGTGGAGGCCATGAAGCACGGGGCCTACGACTATCTGACCAAGCCCGCGGACAACGAGGAGCTGGCCGCGGTGCTCGACAAGGCCTTCGAGTACGCGCGGCTGTTGCGCGAGAACGCCGCCCTGCGCGCCGGGCTCGCGCGCGGCCCCGAGCTCATCGGCCAGGCACCGGGCATGGAGCGGCTGCGCCAGGTCATCGCCCAGGTCGGCCCCTCCGAGGCCACGGTGCTCATCCTGGGCGAATCCGGCACGGGCAAGGAGCTGGTGGCCGAGCTGCTGCACGCGGCCAGCCACCGCGCCAAGGGGCCGCTGGTCAAGGTCAACTGCGCGGCCCTGCCCGGCGACCTGCTGGAATCCGAACTCTTCGGCTACGTGCGCGGCGCCTTCACCGGCGCGGTGCGCGACAAGCCCGGCCGCTTCCAGCTGGCCGAGGGCGGCACGCTCTTCCTGGACGAGGTGGGCGAGCTTCCCCTGCCGCTGCAGGCCAAGCTCCTGCGCGCCCTGCAGGAGCGCGTGGTCGAGCCGCTGGGCGGCGTGCGCGGCGTGGCCGTGGACGTGCGCATCCTGGCGGCCACCAACCGCGACCTCAAGGCCGAGGCCGAGGCCGGGCGCTTCCGCGAGGACCTCTACTACCGCCTGGCCGTGCTCGAGATCACCATTCCCCCCCTGCGCGAGCGCGCCGAGGACATCCCCCTGCTCGCCGCCCACCTGCTGCGCAAGCTGGGCGAGAAGAACCGCAAGCAGGTGCGCGACCCGTCCCCCTCCTTCCTGGACGCCCTGCGCGCCTGGAGCTGGCCGGGCAACGTGCGCGAGCTCGAGAACGTGCTCGAGCGCGCCCTGATCCTGGCCCGCTCCGACACCCTGACGCCCGACCTCCTGCCCCCGCAGCTGGTGCGCGCCTGGGGCGGGTCAGCCCCGGAAGGGGCATTCCCTGGCGGAGCATCCCCCCTCGGCGCGGCTCCCGGCGCCGTTCCCGGCCCCACGGCGGGCAGCATGGCGGGCACTGCGGCCGGAGAGGTGGACGACGTCTCCGCCCCCGCCGCCCACCCCTCGCTGGACGACGCCGAGCGAGAGGCCATCGCCCGCGCCCTGGCGGCGCACGGCGGCCACCGCGAGAAGACGGCCGAGGCCCTGGGCATCAGCCGCCGCACGCTGCAGTACAAGCTCAAGAAGTACGGCCTGACGCGCCGCTGA
- a CDS encoding glutaredoxin family protein, producing the protein MPSTKIKFWGLSTCIHCEKAKRFLDDHGYAYDLTYVDRLTGDERTQTIAEIKKHNASLSFPTILVGDKVVVGFNESELKTVLGI; encoded by the coding sequence ATGCCGAGCACCAAGATAAAGTTCTGGGGCCTTTCCACCTGCATCCACTGCGAGAAGGCCAAACGGTTCCTGGACGACCACGGCTACGCCTACGACCTGACCTACGTGGACCGCCTGACCGGCGACGAGCGCACCCAGACCATCGCCGAGATCAAGAAGCACAACGCCTCCCTGTCGTTTCCCACCATCCTCGTGGGCGACAAAGTCGTGGTCGGCTTCAACGAGTCCGAGCTCAAGACCGTCCTGGGCATCTAG
- a CDS encoding ferredoxin-thioredoxin reductase catalytic domain-containing protein, with product MTAKELRDKLAPLQEKQGYLFNADETYTMPLLESLLVNKERYGYMACPCRLASGVYEKDKDVICPCVYRAPDVEEYGACFCALYVSKEYQDGGIERKTVPERRPPEKLLEALEASMGS from the coding sequence ATGACCGCGAAGGAACTGCGCGACAAGCTGGCTCCCTTGCAGGAGAAGCAGGGCTACCTCTTCAACGCCGACGAGACCTACACCATGCCGCTCCTCGAGAGCCTCCTGGTGAACAAGGAACGCTACGGCTACATGGCCTGTCCCTGCCGCCTGGCCTCGGGCGTGTACGAGAAGGACAAGGACGTCATCTGTCCCTGCGTCTACCGCGCGCCCGATGTCGAGGAATACGGCGCCTGCTTCTGCGCCCTCTACGTCTCCAAGGAATACCAGGACGGCGGCATCGAGCGCAAAACCGTGCCCGAGCGCCGTCCTCCCGAGAAGCTCCTGGAGGCGCTCGAGGCCTCCATGGGCTCCTAG
- a CDS encoding arabinose transporter → MPHAPGQTAPQPPTPGRLPDGEGAATGRLLLLCLAVFVCYLTVGVPLPVIPLFVRHSLGFGDILVGVAVGCQFFATVGTRKYAGAVSDRAGPHVALRKGLLFCAAAGAFYLAAALAPVHPVAKLGVLLLGRLCLGVGESLVLTGMVTWGLGLCAPQSAGRVFAWAGVAVYGALAAGAPVGMALFRSLGFAGTALAITALPLASLLLCRSIPPVAPVAGRRWPFLRIVGFIWRPGVALGLQGVGFAGIGAFVSLYFGSMGWARAGLALTAFGLSFVCARLLFGHLPDRLGGPRVALASFVVECAGQFLLFAAPGEPVALLGAALTGFGCSLVYPSLGLEAVRLTPPEARGTAMGAFAAFQDVAYGVTGPVTGAIAEVMGYGSVFLTGALCAVAGFLMVLPMLRRARA, encoded by the coding sequence ATGCCGCACGCACCCGGGCAGACCGCACCGCAGCCGCCCACGCCGGGCAGGCTCCCGGACGGGGAGGGCGCGGCCACCGGCCGCCTGCTGCTCCTCTGTCTGGCGGTCTTCGTCTGCTATCTCACGGTGGGCGTGCCCCTGCCGGTCATCCCGCTCTTCGTGCGCCACAGCTTGGGCTTCGGCGACATCCTGGTCGGCGTGGCCGTGGGCTGCCAGTTCTTCGCCACGGTCGGCACGCGCAAGTACGCGGGCGCGGTCTCGGACCGCGCGGGGCCGCACGTGGCCCTGCGCAAGGGGCTGCTCTTCTGCGCCGCGGCCGGGGCCTTCTACCTGGCCGCTGCCCTGGCCCCGGTCCATCCCGTGGCGAAGCTCGGCGTGCTGCTGCTCGGACGCCTCTGCCTCGGCGTGGGCGAGAGCCTCGTGCTCACGGGCATGGTCACCTGGGGGCTCGGCCTGTGCGCGCCGCAGAGCGCGGGCCGGGTCTTCGCCTGGGCCGGGGTGGCCGTGTACGGCGCCCTGGCCGCGGGCGCGCCCGTGGGCATGGCGCTCTTCCGTTCCCTGGGCTTCGCGGGCACGGCCCTGGCCATCACCGCGCTGCCCCTGGCGAGCCTCCTGCTCTGCCGCTCCATTCCCCCCGTCGCCCCGGTTGCCGGGCGGCGCTGGCCGTTCCTGCGCATCGTCGGCTTCATCTGGCGGCCGGGCGTGGCGCTCGGGCTGCAGGGCGTGGGCTTCGCGGGCATCGGGGCCTTCGTCTCGCTCTATTTCGGGAGCATGGGCTGGGCCCGGGCCGGGCTCGCGCTCACGGCCTTCGGCCTGTCCTTCGTCTGCGCGCGGCTCCTCTTCGGCCACCTGCCGGACCGCCTGGGCGGGCCGCGCGTGGCCCTGGCCTCCTTCGTCGTGGAGTGCGCGGGCCAGTTCCTGCTCTTCGCCGCGCCCGGCGAGCCCGTGGCCCTGCTCGGCGCCGCGCTCACGGGCTTCGGCTGCTCGCTCGTCTATCCCTCGCTCGGGCTCGAGGCCGTGCGCCTGACCCCGCCCGAGGCGCGGGGCACGGCCATGGGCGCCTTCGCGGCCTTCCAGGACGTGGCCTACGGCGTGACCGGCCCGGTCACCGGGGCCATCGCCGAGGTCATGGGCTACGGCTCGGTCTTCCTGACCGGCGCGCTCTGCGCCGTGGCGGGCTTCCTGATGGTCCTGCCCATGCTGCGCCGCGCGCGGGCCTGA